The following are from one region of the Streptomyces rubrogriseus genome:
- a CDS encoding sugar ABC transporter permease, translating into MSIDKTSTPAADSAVENTDAAAAAVTAVDPRLLVREQGFAGYLGEFKRKMKAGDLGSIPVVVGLLIIWAIFTSLNSNFLTAGNFSDMSVAMVGTGMIAVGIVFVLLLGEIDLSVGSVSGVAGATFAVLSVTHGMNEWLALLLAILTGTVAGAIHGFVFARIGVPAFAVTLAGLLFWQGFMLQILGDNGTINLDSDGVVVKLTSYYFSDVAAAYGLAVVVTAGYFLSAFFDNRRREAAGVPSRPLNEIIVRTVLLAILAFAVAIVFNQYKGLPLAVVIFLAFLLLTDFVLRRTAYGRKIFALGGSVEASRRAGINVELVRISVFAIAGGFAAIGGLFVASKIASANQGAGTGEFLMNVIAAAVIGGTSLFGGRGRTWDALLGVMVIVSIQYGLALEGIASPVQYMITGGVLLATVVIDAITRKTQKTAGRA; encoded by the coding sequence GTGAGCATCGACAAGACCTCCACCCCCGCCGCGGACAGCGCGGTGGAGAACACCGACGCGGCGGCCGCCGCCGTCACGGCCGTCGACCCCCGGCTGCTGGTGCGCGAGCAGGGCTTCGCCGGCTACCTCGGCGAGTTCAAGCGGAAGATGAAGGCCGGTGACCTCGGCTCCATACCGGTCGTCGTCGGTCTGCTGATCATCTGGGCCATCTTCACCAGCCTGAACTCCAACTTCCTCACCGCCGGCAACTTCTCCGACATGTCGGTCGCCATGGTCGGCACCGGCATGATCGCCGTCGGCATCGTCTTCGTCCTGCTGCTCGGCGAGATCGACCTGTCGGTCGGCTCGGTCAGCGGTGTCGCGGGCGCCACCTTCGCGGTGCTGAGCGTCACGCACGGGATGAACGAGTGGCTCGCCCTGCTGCTGGCGATCCTCACCGGTACCGTCGCTGGTGCCATCCACGGCTTCGTCTTCGCCCGCATCGGTGTCCCGGCCTTCGCCGTGACGCTCGCCGGACTGCTGTTCTGGCAGGGCTTCATGCTCCAGATCCTGGGCGACAACGGCACGATCAACCTCGACTCCGACGGCGTCGTGGTGAAGCTGACGAGCTACTACTTCAGCGACGTGGCCGCCGCCTACGGTCTGGCTGTCGTGGTGACCGCGGGCTACTTCCTCTCCGCGTTCTTCGACAACCGCCGCCGCGAGGCCGCCGGGGTGCCGTCCCGGCCGCTGAACGAGATCATCGTGCGCACGGTGCTGCTCGCGATCCTGGCCTTCGCCGTGGCGATCGTCTTCAACCAGTACAAGGGCCTCCCGCTGGCCGTGGTGATCTTCCTGGCGTTCCTGCTGCTCACGGACTTCGTGCTGCGCCGCACCGCCTACGGTCGCAAGATCTTCGCGCTCGGCGGCAGTGTCGAGGCGTCCCGCCGTGCCGGTATCAACGTGGAGCTGGTCCGGATCTCGGTCTTCGCGATCGCCGGCGGCTTCGCGGCGATCGGCGGCCTCTTCGTGGCGTCGAAGATCGCCTCCGCCAACCAGGGCGCGGGCACCGGTGAGTTCCTGATGAACGTCATCGCCGCGGCCGTGATCGGCGGCACGTCCCTGTTCGGCGGCCGCGGCCGCACCTGGGACGCGCTGCTCGGTGTGATGGTCATCGTCTCGATCCAGTACGGCCTCGCCCTGGAGGGCATCGCCTCGCCGGTCCAGTACATGATCACCGGTGGCGTGCTGCTGGCGACCGTCGTCATCGACGCGATCACCCGCAAGACGCAGAAGACGGCCGGCCGCGCGTAG
- a CDS encoding ATP-binding cassette domain-containing protein, protein MVHVSATPVLALRGVSKRFGAVQALTEVELEVHAGEVVALVGDNGAGKSTLVKTIAGVHPIDEGAIEWDGKAVSINRPHDAQNLGIATVYQDLALCDNIDVVGNLYLGREIRRRGVLDEVEMERRSRELLDTLSIRIPSVRIPIASLSGGQRQVVAIARSMLGEPKLVILDEPTAALGVEQTAQVLDLVERLRERGHAVILISHNMADVKAVADKVAVLRLGRNNGVFEVKSTSQEEIISAITGATENAVTRRAARANGEIKK, encoded by the coding sequence ATGGTTCACGTGTCCGCTACGCCCGTGCTGGCGTTGCGCGGGGTCTCCAAGCGATTCGGTGCCGTCCAGGCGCTCACCGAGGTAGAGCTTGAGGTCCACGCCGGTGAGGTGGTCGCCCTGGTGGGCGACAACGGCGCCGGAAAGTCCACGCTGGTCAAGACGATCGCCGGCGTGCACCCCATCGATGAGGGCGCCATCGAGTGGGACGGCAAGGCCGTCTCGATCAACAGGCCGCACGACGCCCAGAACCTCGGCATCGCGACGGTCTACCAGGACCTCGCGCTGTGCGACAACATCGACGTCGTCGGCAACCTCTACCTGGGCCGGGAGATCCGCCGTCGCGGCGTCCTGGACGAGGTGGAGATGGAGCGCCGCTCCCGCGAGCTCCTGGACACGCTGTCCATCCGCATCCCCAGCGTCCGCATCCCGATCGCCTCCCTCTCCGGTGGTCAGCGCCAGGTCGTGGCGATCGCCCGGTCCATGCTCGGCGAGCCCAAGCTGGTCATCCTGGACGAGCCCACCGCCGCCCTCGGCGTCGAGCAGACCGCGCAGGTCCTCGACCTCGTGGAGCGGCTGCGCGAGCGCGGCCACGCGGTCATCCTCATCAGCCACAACATGGCTGACGTCAAGGCGGTCGCCGACAAGGTCGCCGTCCTGCGCCTCGGGCGCAACAACGGCGTCTTCGAGGTCAAGTCGACCTCGCAGGAAGAGATCATCTCCGCCATCACGGGCGCCACGGAGAACGCCGTGACCCGTCGTGCGGCACGCGCAAATGGGGAGATCAAGAAGTGA
- a CDS encoding ABC transporter substrate-binding protein — MRRAAVAVATTAMAVSLAACGSAKESDGGSDSSDSAAKKGDDIKVGLLLPENQTARYEKFDKPMIEKKVKELTNNKGEVVYANAKQDASLQNQQVDTMVTNKVDVLIVDAVDYKAIAGSVKKAKDAGIKVVAFDRLAEGPIDAYTSFDNVTVGKTQGEALLQALGDKAKDAQIVMMNGSSTDPNAAQFKEGAHAALDGKVKVGREYDTKEWKPENANANMEGAISALGKDKVQGVYSANDGMAGGIITALKAAGISDVPVTGQDAELAGVQRIVTGEQYMSVFKSYPKEAETAAEMAVALAKGESLDSIANDKVDSATAKGIPAVIVPVVSLTKDNIKETVIKDGFYTIDEICTDKYKAACDKIGLK; from the coding sequence ATGCGTCGTGCCGCCGTTGCCGTTGCCACCACCGCGATGGCCGTCTCGCTCGCCGCCTGTGGCAGCGCCAAGGAGTCCGACGGCGGCAGCGACTCGTCCGACTCGGCGGCGAAGAAGGGCGACGACATCAAGGTCGGCCTGCTCCTTCCCGAGAACCAGACCGCGCGGTACGAGAAGTTCGACAAGCCCATGATCGAGAAGAAGGTCAAGGAGCTCACGAACAACAAGGGCGAGGTCGTCTACGCCAACGCCAAGCAGGACGCCAGCCTGCAGAACCAGCAGGTCGACACGATGGTCACCAACAAGGTGGACGTGCTGATCGTGGACGCGGTGGACTACAAGGCGATCGCGGGCTCGGTCAAGAAGGCCAAGGACGCCGGCATCAAGGTCGTCGCCTTCGACCGCCTGGCGGAGGGCCCCATCGACGCCTACACCTCGTTCGACAACGTCACCGTCGGCAAGACGCAGGGCGAGGCGCTCCTCCAGGCGCTGGGCGACAAGGCCAAGGACGCCCAGATCGTCATGATGAACGGCTCCTCCACCGACCCGAACGCCGCCCAGTTCAAGGAGGGCGCGCACGCCGCCCTCGACGGCAAGGTGAAGGTCGGCCGCGAGTACGACACCAAGGAGTGGAAGCCGGAGAACGCCAACGCCAACATGGAGGGCGCCATCTCCGCCCTCGGCAAGGACAAGGTCCAGGGCGTCTACTCCGCCAACGACGGCATGGCGGGCGGCATCATCACCGCCCTGAAGGCCGCCGGCATCTCCGACGTCCCGGTCACCGGCCAGGACGCCGAGCTCGCGGGCGTGCAGCGCATCGTCACCGGTGAGCAGTACATGAGCGTCTTCAAGTCGTACCCGAAGGAGGCCGAGACCGCGGCCGAGATGGCCGTCGCGCTCGCCAAGGGCGAGTCGCTCGACTCCATCGCCAACGACAAGGTCGACTCCGCCACCGCCAAGGGCATCCCCGCGGTCATCGTCCCGGTCGTCTCGCTGACCAAGGACAACATCAAGGAGACCGTCATCAAGGACGGCTTCTACACGATCGACGAGATCTGCACGGACAAGTACAAGGCCGCCTGCGACAAGATCGGCCTCAAGTAA
- a CDS encoding ROK family transcriptional regulator: protein METPGSQSSLHRANLERVVRAVRLAGSLTQAEIARTTGLSAATVSNIVRELKDGGTVEVTPTSAGGRRARSVSLSGDAGIVIGVDFGHTHLRVAVGNLAHQVLAEESEPLDVDASSDQGFDRAEQLVSRLIAATGVDRTKIAGVGLGVPGPIDVESGTLGSTAILPGWGGIRPAEELRGRLGVPVHVDNDANLGALGELVWGSGRGVRDLAYIKVASGVGAGLVINGKIYRGPGGTAGEIGHITLDEAGPVCRCGNRGCLETFAAARYVLPLLQPSHGTDLTMEGVVRLARDGDPGCRRVIADVGRHIGSGVANLCNLLNPSRVVLGGDLAEAGELVLGPIRESVGRYAIPSAARQLSVLPGALGGRAEVLGALALALSEMGDSTLLDGSATGALPAATPAFT, encoded by the coding sequence ATGGAGACTCCCGGGTCGCAGTCGTCGCTGCACCGCGCCAACCTGGAACGCGTCGTACGGGCGGTACGGCTCGCCGGTTCGCTGACGCAGGCGGAGATCGCGAGGACGACGGGCCTGTCGGCGGCGACGGTCTCGAACATCGTCCGGGAACTGAAGGACGGCGGGACGGTCGAGGTCACGCCCACCTCGGCGGGCGGCCGCCGGGCCCGCAGCGTCTCGCTGAGCGGGGACGCCGGCATCGTCATCGGCGTGGATTTCGGACACACCCACCTGCGCGTCGCGGTCGGCAACCTCGCCCACCAGGTGCTCGCCGAAGAGTCCGAGCCGTTGGACGTCGACGCCTCCTCGGACCAGGGCTTCGACCGGGCGGAACAGCTGGTCAGCCGGCTGATCGCGGCCACCGGAGTGGACCGGACCAAGATCGCCGGGGTGGGCCTGGGCGTGCCGGGCCCGATCGACGTGGAGTCCGGGACGCTGGGCTCGACCGCCATCCTGCCCGGCTGGGGCGGCATCCGGCCCGCCGAGGAGCTGCGGGGGCGGCTCGGCGTGCCGGTGCACGTGGACAACGACGCCAACCTCGGCGCCCTGGGCGAGCTGGTCTGGGGCAGCGGCCGGGGGGTGCGGGACCTGGCGTACATCAAGGTCGCCAGCGGTGTCGGCGCCGGGCTGGTGATCAACGGGAAGATCTATCGCGGCCCCGGCGGCACGGCGGGCGAAATCGGGCACATCACCCTGGACGAGGCCGGTCCCGTCTGCCGGTGCGGCAACCGGGGTTGCCTGGAGACCTTCGCCGCAGCACGCTATGTGCTTCCGCTCCTCCAGCCCAGCCACGGCACCGATCTGACGATGGAGGGCGTCGTACGGCTGGCGCGGGACGGTGACCCTGGCTGCCGTCGGGTGATCGCCGACGTCGGCCGCCACATCGGCAGTGGAGTCGCCAACCTCTGCAACCTGCTCAACCCGAGCCGCGTCGTCCTCGGCGGCGATCTCGCCGAGGCCGGCGAGCTGGTGCTCGGGCCGATAAGAGAGTCCGTCGGGCGTTACGCCATCCCCAGCGCGGCGCGGCAGCTCTCCGTGCTTCCCGGGGCCCTCGGTGGCCGTGCGGAGGTGCTCGGGGCCCTCGCCCTCGCCCTCAGCGAGATGGGCGATTCGACGCTCTTGGACGGGTCTGCGACCGGCGCTCTGCCGGCGGCCACGCCTGCCTTCACTTAG
- a CDS encoding carbohydrate ABC transporter permease: MSVIAADRKPASDRKPASDRRLTRAAASSDRRFAAISHTLLILWSVIVIVPMLWVLMSSFKSTGEILSSPFSLPDHWRFENYANAWTDANIGKYFLNSVIVVVSALVLVMLLGAMCAYVLARFEFPGRRLIYYVMLAGLTFPVFLAIVPLFFQLQNFGLLNTRPGLILTYVAFALPFTMFFLYSFFRSLPHDVYEAALIDGAGDWRAFFQVMLPMARPGMAAVAIFNFLGLWNQFLLPVALNTDQDKWVLTQGMAAYASSQVYDIDYGALFAAIVVTVVPVLLVYCVFQRRIAGSVSQGTFR, from the coding sequence GTGAGCGTCATCGCCGCCGACCGCAAGCCGGCCAGTGACCGGAAACCGGCGAGCGACCGCAGGCTGACGAGGGCCGCCGCGAGCAGCGACCGCAGATTCGCGGCGATCTCGCACACCCTGCTGATCCTGTGGTCCGTGATCGTGATCGTGCCCATGCTGTGGGTGCTGATGTCGTCGTTCAAATCGACCGGCGAGATCCTTTCGTCGCCGTTCTCGCTGCCGGATCACTGGCGCTTCGAGAACTACGCGAACGCGTGGACCGACGCGAACATCGGGAAGTACTTCCTGAATTCCGTGATCGTCGTGGTCTCGGCACTCGTCCTGGTGATGCTGCTCGGCGCGATGTGCGCCTACGTTCTCGCCAGGTTCGAGTTCCCCGGACGCCGGCTGATCTACTACGTGATGCTCGCCGGCCTGACTTTCCCGGTTTTCCTGGCGATCGTTCCGCTCTTCTTCCAGTTGCAGAACTTCGGGCTGCTGAACACACGTCCCGGACTGATCCTCACCTATGTCGCGTTCGCGCTGCCGTTCACGATGTTCTTCCTCTATTCGTTCTTCCGGTCGCTGCCGCACGACGTGTACGAGGCCGCGCTGATCGACGGTGCCGGGGACTGGCGGGCGTTCTTCCAGGTGATGCTGCCGATGGCCCGTCCGGGCATGGCGGCGGTGGCGATCTTCAACTTCCTGGGCCTGTGGAACCAGTTCCTGCTGCCGGTGGCGCTCAACACCGACCAGGACAAGTGGGTCCTCACCCAGGGCATGGCCGCCTACGCGTCCTCGCAGGTCTACGACATCGACTACGGTGCGCTGTTCGCGGCGATCGTGGTCACGGTGGTGCCCGTACTCCTCGTGTACTGCGTCTTCCAGCGGCGGATCGCCGGTTCGGTGTCGCAGGGCACCTTCCGCTGA
- a CDS encoding carbohydrate ABC transporter permease, translating into MKDDITTSDAASRRPQPAARGGRPRRRRLTFDRVTFFLAFLGVPLTIFVLFVLVPFGQAIFWGMTDWRGFSPDYNFVGFDNFTKMFQDDIFLKALRNVALLAAFVPLVTLTLALGVAVAITLGGPSKGPVRGIRGASFYRIISFFPYVVPAIIVGLIWAQMYDPNAGLLNGVLSGLGLDRFESFAWLGEKATAMPSVMFVIIWGLVGFYAVLFIAAIKGVPGELYEAAKIDGAGRFRTTISITLPAIRDSVQTAYIYLGIAALDAFVYVQAMVPNGGPDNSTLTISQRLFNVAFAKQQFGYATAMGVVLAIVTLVFAALVFLVNRLTGGGEGESKRKAPGSRARRAAAKGGAR; encoded by the coding sequence ATGAAAGACGACATCACCACCTCCGACGCCGCGAGCCGCCGGCCCCAGCCGGCCGCTCGCGGCGGGCGGCCACGGCGCCGCAGGCTCACGTTCGACCGGGTGACGTTCTTCCTCGCGTTCCTCGGTGTCCCGCTGACCATCTTCGTTCTCTTCGTCCTGGTCCCGTTCGGCCAGGCGATCTTCTGGGGGATGACCGACTGGCGCGGCTTCAGCCCGGACTACAACTTCGTCGGCTTCGACAACTTCACGAAGATGTTCCAGGACGACATCTTCCTGAAGGCGTTGCGCAACGTCGCACTCCTCGCGGCCTTCGTCCCGCTGGTCACGCTGACTTTGGCCCTCGGGGTCGCCGTGGCCATCACCCTGGGCGGGCCCAGCAAGGGCCCCGTCCGAGGGATCCGGGGAGCGTCGTTCTACCGGATCATCTCCTTCTTCCCCTACGTCGTGCCGGCGATCATCGTCGGCCTGATCTGGGCGCAGATGTACGACCCGAACGCCGGCCTGCTCAACGGCGTCCTCTCCGGCCTCGGCCTCGACCGGTTCGAGTCGTTCGCGTGGCTGGGCGAGAAGGCGACCGCGATGCCGTCCGTGATGTTCGTCATCATCTGGGGGCTCGTCGGGTTCTACGCGGTGCTCTTCATCGCCGCGATCAAGGGCGTTCCCGGCGAGCTGTACGAGGCGGCGAAGATCGACGGGGCCGGCCGGTTCCGCACCACGATCTCGATCACCCTGCCGGCGATCCGGGACAGCGTGCAGACGGCGTACATCTACCTGGGCATCGCCGCCCTCGACGCGTTCGTCTACGTCCAGGCGATGGTGCCGAACGGCGGCCCGGACAACTCGACCCTGACCATCAGCCAGCGTCTGTTCAACGTCGCCTTCGCCAAGCAGCAGTTCGGCTACGCCACCGCGATGGGCGTCGTCCTCGCCATCGTCACCCTGGTGTTCGCCGCGCTGGTGTTCCTCGTCAACCGCCTCACGGGCGGCGGCGAGGGCGAGAGCAAGAGGAAAGCACCTGGGTCCAGGGCTCGGCGTGCCGCAGCCAAGGGAGGTGCCCGGTGA
- the ngcE gene encoding N-acetylglucosamine/diacetylchitobiose ABC transporter substrate-binding protein, translating into MTIRAGSLDRRTLLRGAIATAAVGSFAVACSSPSSEDGDGDGGPKGEKSANNPFGAAANSSVEAAIFDGGYGTDYVDYTNQVLGSQVKGLKVQVKPVVDIAPQLQPRFVGGNPPDLIDNSGEDQIGFLGILDQLETLDDLFEANTYEGKKIADIVYPGVKDPGTYNGKFVALRYVMTVYGVWYSKTLFEENGWTPPKTWDEALDLGQNAKKKGKYLFVHGKEAATYYQTMLFASAIKEGGDEVRLALGNLEKNAWSHPAIQGVLKVMETMVKEKMFVPGGSGTQFQKAQAIWSNDQKALLYPSGGWIENEMKQATKKDFQMTGFPEMTLTDKPKLPYESLHAAAGEPFIVPKQGKNPAGGKEVLRAMLSEKAAANFSKTKLAPTVVKGTVPADGFGSAALVSQTKMLEAAGDNISDMRRFVEAYGMNTDQLVPWNSFLSGDLDRKGLTAALQKISDKVRDDDSIDKIEIS; encoded by the coding sequence ATGACCATTCGTGCCGGCTCTCTTGACAGGCGGACGCTCCTGCGCGGGGCCATCGCCACCGCGGCCGTGGGCTCGTTCGCGGTCGCGTGCAGCTCTCCCTCCAGCGAGGACGGCGACGGCGACGGCGGCCCGAAGGGCGAGAAGAGCGCCAACAACCCGTTCGGCGCCGCCGCGAACTCCTCGGTCGAAGCGGCCATCTTCGACGGCGGCTACGGCACCGACTACGTCGACTACACCAACCAGGTGCTCGGCAGTCAGGTCAAGGGCCTCAAGGTCCAGGTCAAGCCGGTCGTCGACATCGCCCCCCAGCTCCAGCCCCGCTTCGTCGGCGGCAACCCGCCGGACCTCATCGACAACTCCGGTGAGGACCAGATCGGCTTCCTCGGCATCCTCGACCAGCTGGAGACGCTCGACGACCTCTTCGAGGCCAACACCTACGAGGGCAAGAAGATCGCCGACATCGTCTACCCCGGCGTCAAGGACCCCGGAACGTACAACGGCAAGTTCGTCGCGCTGCGGTACGTGATGACGGTGTACGGCGTCTGGTACTCCAAGACGCTCTTCGAGGAGAACGGCTGGACCCCGCCGAAGACCTGGGACGAGGCGCTCGACCTCGGCCAGAACGCGAAGAAGAAGGGCAAGTACCTCTTCGTCCACGGCAAGGAAGCCGCGACCTACTACCAGACGATGCTGTTCGCCTCAGCGATCAAGGAGGGCGGTGACGAGGTCCGGCTCGCTCTCGGCAATCTCGAGAAGAACGCCTGGTCGCATCCGGCCATCCAGGGCGTCCTCAAGGTCATGGAGACCATGGTCAAGGAGAAGATGTTCGTCCCCGGCGGCTCCGGCACCCAGTTCCAGAAGGCGCAGGCGATCTGGAGCAACGACCAGAAGGCGCTGCTCTACCCGTCCGGTGGCTGGATCGAGAACGAGATGAAGCAGGCCACTAAGAAGGACTTCCAGATGACCGGCTTCCCGGAGATGACGCTCACGGACAAGCCGAAGCTGCCCTACGAGTCGCTCCACGCCGCGGCGGGCGAGCCGTTCATCGTGCCCAAGCAGGGCAAGAACCCGGCCGGCGGCAAGGAAGTGCTGCGGGCGATGCTGTCCGAGAAGGCGGCCGCCAACTTCTCCAAGACGAAGCTGGCCCCGACGGTGGTCAAGGGCACCGTGCCCGCCGACGGCTTCGGATCGGCCGCCCTCGTCTCCCAGACGAAGATGCTCGAGGCCGCGGGCGACAACATCTCCGACATGAGGAGGTTCGTCGAGGCATACGGCATGAACACCGACCAGTTGGTGCCGTGGAACTCGTTCCTCTCCGGCGACCTCGACCGCAAGGGCCTCACCGCGGCCCTGCAGAAGATCTCCGACAAGGTCCGGGACGACGACTCCATCGACAAGATCGAGATCAGCTAG